The Thiovulum sp. ES genome segment GATCTGACGACTTCTATCTGCAAGAAAAGGAACTTTTGCATTAACTTGCAACCTTCTCGTTTCCGACAAGGGTTTTAAAATTTCTCTAATAAAATATCGACTAGCAATATTGTAACTTGCCGATAAGTCAGCATGATATTTTTTGCCGTTTCCAAATTCTGCCAAATCTTTTTTATCATTTCTACTAATTTCACCAGAGCCATCAAAAGCATATTTTGAAGTTCCACAAGCAAGAACACGGCTTACTCTCATTCCGAATTGGTGGGCTTTTTCGATTGTCTTTTGCTGAATTGTGTTTTTTCTCCAAAATTGAAGTTTTCGACGAAGAGAACCTCGACCTTTTATTTTTCCCAAATGCTCAAAAATAATTTTTGTAGCACCAACTTCATTAGTAAATTTTATAACTTCATCGACTGTATTTTGAGAAAT includes the following:
- a CDS encoding transposase (PFAM: Probable transposase); amino-acid sequence: NNRNIENWKEQNPSLIRKGKKYFLHFPFTGDVKLSKNDEIVVGVDLGLTNSAVCSVVDKNGTVIGRKFINQPKEKDRLKRQLGKLAKAQRKSGLTEKPNLWRKINNLQKYISQNTVDEVIKFTNEVGATKIIFEHLGKIKGRGSLRRKLQFWRKNTIQQKTIEKAHQFGMRVSRVLACGTSKYAFDGSGEISRNDKKDLAEFGNGKKYHADLSASYNIASRYFIREILKPLSETRRLQVNAKVPFLADRSRQI